TGTATAAatcactgtgagagagagataaagaggtaGTGCAGTTAGTGGTTAACCCTCTTCTTATATTCAAATTTACTAGCATCTTTCACCTGGCGTCAGTTTAAACCTCCAGGAAATGTCAAAGTTCTCAGAGTTACGTTTTCCTGTGTACCTTCCATATGTGGTGTGAACTTTTACTGGTTCTAGCACTACTACAACTATGGTGATGATTGGGCCTTAAAGAATTGTGACATTTTTTTTGAAGATTATAAATTTACATGTTATAATGATCTCTATCATCCAGAACAaccaaaataaatgtgtaaattttttatatttcttcttTACAAAGCTAAAATGTGTATAAGACGTTAATTTTAACTTACTGAGTTTCCCCAGTAAATTAGGAAAAGTGAGATGTTGAACATTGAACAGTGTCAAATTGATCCCCAACATTTATTTGGAAGgataaacattattttctaGCAGTTTGGAATAGAAGCGGTCAAATAATGagcaaatacaacaaaaaatgaGAACTAGACACACTCTTCTCACTCTTCTATGCATGTGTCTGACAGCTTTTAGACACTTGTAACCACAGTGTGCAGAAACAGCTTGACCACAGTGATGTTTTGAAGTGTATGAAATGGTGCAAGTCTGTGGGAAACTGCTGTACGTTCACACTGTGGTGTCCTTTTTACAGTTAGCAGCAGACGTGACGGCGTTTACAGTCATGTTTGATCATTGCTGGTCAAGTTAAATCTCcagttttgttgatgtttcttTTCTCCAGCACTTTCatcagctgccttttacattgtgtgaaaatgtgctggtgaatAGACCGAGACACTCAAAAATACTTGGAATACATTTTTTGACTCTTACATTGTATAAATATTTCACAATGCATGGAATAGAAAGTCCAAAATCACAGTAAAATCTTACCTTGaatgtaattatattaatcttatGTAACATTAAAGCTAATACCATACTTTTATTCTCCTAAAAAGTTTCAGAGATATGAAGTTTTAACccatgccctgtgatggactggtgacctgtccagggtgtattctgctttttgcccaatgacagctgggataggagaagcggtttagaaggtgtgtgtgtgtgtgtgtgtgtgtgtgtgtgtgtgtgtgtgtgtgtgtgtgtgtgtgtgtgtgtgtgtgtgtgtgtgtgtgtgtgtgtgtgtgtgtgttttaagccAAGAGTTCCAGAGTTGCCACAACACTGAGCAAATTTTTGTGCTCTGTCACATGAAGCACCCCGAATTCAACCGATTAACAtccacctcattcaaaaagcaatctaAACTGAAACCTCCCCTTATAATTCAGGTTAAATAGGCAGATACTGtataagaaaatgtgtttttatgacaTTACAAAGagtgaattcaaaacgggcAGCTCATTTTCCATATATGCACAGTATGGACTGTTCAGTGGTACGTTTTGAAATTTGAGCTACTCACATACTTCATCACGCTCTTACTTAACAAGTTCAACTtaacaaaatgaggaaaattgCTCAGTGATACAGGCCTTTAAATATACCTGCTTTACAAagataaatatattaaaaataagcaCTTTACTCCAGTCATTGTGTAGCGTTTATCAGCTCATGTGTTTACATATTCAGACATTTTGATGAGGTGTGTTGTACATCTGGAGAGTAGCAAGGGCAGAGACCACCCACTGTTTAATTCATTTCTTGTCAAAAACGTCCACAATACAAATACTAACAATACAACATGAGTATAAATACATGGCAGCTTATTAGATACAGTTATTAATTAGccatcattttaacattttctataaatatcacacaaacttttacttattatttatgCTAAACCAAACTATTCATCTGGGTAATATTGTGTGTAGCAAGTGTGTATGAGTAAAACTAATACTGATGCTActtatttgctatttttttaaCTATCATTATTTACTCtaaattatgttttaaatgtgtatttttaatttgtgtAATAGCTTACAGTTAGTGTGACCATACTGATTATGGAAATATTAAAGTGATGGATAATTCAGTCTAATGTTAGTCCTTAACATCCCCCAGCTGCAGTAAGAATTGAGCTAAAGTCTACATTACTTTAAATTAAAGGACTTCACTGTAGCTTTAGGTATGTTTTGAGTTTTATTCAGCTTTTCTTAAAGATGCTTTTACAAGTTTCTTTTTATATGTACATAGGCATAAAGTGTACATACTGTTAATGCAgacaatatacatacataaactgAAGTACAGCTCTTAGAGAAACAGCATACAAACATGAGCTGCACATGTATCATCTAACCACCACTTTCCTGTTTGTCTCTAAACGGTTCTGCTGTGGACGGAGTGCTGTGTGGTTCAGTCTTGCCATAAATTGTAAGTAGCTGTGTTTCATCAGGGGCCGGCTGTGGTATAtatcactgagagagagagagagagagagagagagagagagagagagagggagagggagagatattTAAGTTAAAGTATTGGATGTTAAAAGCTACTTTAATATCCAGACCAGTAAAATGACTTTTATTAATCTTATTCTAGCAGGAGTACATAATAAAGGTCTTCATACAGCAACTGCTGAGCTCTGATCATGTGACACAGATGCTTCTGACAGCTTTTAGAGTCACATAAACCACTGCGCTCAGAAAAGCTTGACCACAGCGCTGTTTTGCTAATTATGTAATAGTGTAGGTCTGtcaaaaactgctgttcacacagTGGAGTTCTCAGTTTTACGAGATTACATTGATCATAGAAACATCTAAAGTAAATCCCACATCATTTCTTTAAAACAGCACAACTCACTCAgtttcactgattttttaaattaaaatctaTGAGTGAAAATTGAATTCAAGAACAGAgcagtttcattttttaaatgtacatgttACACTCGTTACCAGTGCATCGAAACAGTCAACACTGTGTGCTAAGAATTGTGTTGAAGCAATGATTTGGTGCCTCGCTTTAGATGCTGAGAAGctaatgcctttttttttttttttttaaatctttgtcCAGAGTTAATAGAAGATAGAAAACATGTCAGTGGtgtatttaatgttcaaataataaaatgaacactTTTGTGTTGTAATAAAAGTTTATGTATATGAATGAGATTCAATGGGAATATATGACCATCAgtagtaaacagtaattgtaggAAATTGAACTGACATTAGATAGCAGCATGGAGTCAGGTGTCCAAGGCTTCGAAACACTGAATCAGTTTCTTTGTAACTTTTATAACGGCCATTGCTAGGGGTTTCCACACCAAGTCCTGACAACCTCACCACTATGCACTTTCTTGTGCTTTGTCTcatagcacacctgattcaacttgTTAACTAAATAACAAGCACCTCATTGGCTGAGAACCCAGTCTACCACCCTACAGCGTTTAGCTCCAACTCTAATTTAACATACCTAGTCCAATTTAACATACCTAGTCCAAGAGTATCTGATGATTATAAACAGGGGTTTTAAACCCGAGCTCTCTAaagtggtagatctccaggatcaggaCAGCGCACCACTGCTCTAGAGAATGTAAAAGCATAAAATTCCTGTCTTTCCTTAAATATATTTGTCATGTGTAAGCAGTATAGCTTTATGAAGCTGTAGTAGAAGTAATTGGAGTaaatagcacaggattaataggACAAAGAAAGATAACAGCctatagtgtaaataaaaaaagcacactttaatatttcattagaCCACTCTTAGCTTTGATTATGGTGCGCTTTCACTGTTGCATTGCTTCAACAACCTTGCATGAACATTTGGCTGAGGTCTTGAATTAGCGACGAGAGAGtcgagccactcggttctcagCATATCCTAAAGACTTTCAATGGGGtaaaggtcaggactctgtgtgaAAATGATTCCTCATTTTCCCCAAACCACTCTTTCACAATTCGAGCCCGATGAATCTGGGCAATGTCATCAGACTGACTTCATTATATTGCTATAAAAGGTTGCTGAGGTTAGACCTATCCAAGTAAAGCAGTCTCAGTTCATAACCCTTCTTGCCCTGCACCCATTGCTGTGGAATAGAGTGAATCTGGACTCATCAAATGTATTGTAGAACAAAGAATAGCTGTTGTGTTCCCAGGAGTTCCCAGTCCTAGTCCTGGCACAACACTGAGCACCTGTTTAGCACCCAAATTCAACTGGTTAACTCATTCACAAGCGCCACAAGGAAGCCACAAGTATGTGCAGAGCAAAAGGTCACCAGGATTGGGATTGGGAACCCCTCTTTATAACAATCTGGCTTAAAGTAGGTGCTGTTTACTTGTAGGAGGAGGCCTAGTAAATAATTGAGGATAAACACGAAGAGAAAGCTGAACAGCAGTCATTGGGTTcttttaaagagcccatatctttaattgttctgtttttatctgattTGTAccaaaaactgtcataaaactgTCAGCCTTACTTCTGTTGGTTGGCTGctctgtgttgtgcctcattcaaaaagcagtccggTCTCACATACATCAAACTTATTTaacaaaatgaaggaaaaagttCAATAATATGGGCACTTAAAATATAACTACTTTACAGAGagtcattaataataatagaagattaataacaataataataataccttcTGTGAGTAGATCGGGatcattttgctgtttttcttgcaGACATGTAGATTTCTTTCTCCAAAAATCTGTGGATATTATTAGAATATTAGGAGAGATGGAGTTGGTTTGAGGAACAGAATctgcaaaaaataacaaatatactGAATTCAAATGTATGAAACTAAAATGAACTATTAATTCTGTGTCTTGACCATTAAACTCCATTAGCCTGATACACATCActggaaatgtaaaaaaaatgttttaaagatcCCACGAGccacattttacttttattataaacatatttacattaccattttcaaacctttaCCCCTTAGATTTAAACGGCCTTTTTTGCCATTAAGACTGATAGAGGtacatgagctctgttctgattggctggcttcATTGAATAAACAGTCTGGGTTGAAACATTGATTGTAACGTTAGTATGAGCAggctgggctaaactgctataagttttgatataaaaatatGTCGCACATTCATGGTGTAGAGGTACATGCATGTGTTCTAAGGCAAATATTCCTCAATAAAACAGATTTGCTTCTATTTgaccattattaacattacatattaaaactcgGACACGTTTACTGGGGTTTTAGAGAGTAAAtgaatgactatatttgtgttgtagacatgccCTGCGTccaggtgtatcctgcctgccgcccgatgaccgctgggattggctccatcACCCCCaatcaccaccaatgtgaagTTAGTCTAGTTTCTCTGTAATGAGCTGTTTCGCCTCTAACCACACTGAAAGGCTATGTTTACAATTCAACAATTGAtttatgcagaagttttgaaaaatctgtggaattcccctagAAAAACGGTCATgttcaaaagcaaaaacaaaagaaaaagctaatatataatataaacagaaattgtttgGTTGTAAGACATACATAGATGTCATGGGAAGAACCAAGCAAACAACATAAGGCAGACTGATCCTAAACGTTGTATATacgcctgttttttttttttttcttgacacaTATACAGTTACTAAGCAGACAAATACCCGCCTTCTGTGTGCCGACTGATTTCAGAGTGACGTTTTCTTCTCCGCAAAAGTATGACCATCACTATTATCAGCAGTACAAAAATCACAGGAAGTACAATTGCAATGATATTTGACCTATGTGGTGCACCTACAAGAACGGACAAAAAGGGAAAATGAATTAAGGAAAATAGTTTTTGTATCACTATAACAGTCACACAGTTTATCCTCATTAAATGATTATTCACTCTctgctgttttttctgtatGCCTTTAAAATGTGACGAATGAAAAAGCTTCAACACAGCCAATGATTGTAAAGGTGAATTCCATCTATTTTTCAAAATCGTccaggtgtatcctgcctgccgcccgatgaccgctggaatTGGCTCCATCACCCCCaatcaccaccaatgtgaagTTAGTCTAGTTTCTCTGTAATGAGCTGTTTCGCCTCTAACCACACTGAATGGCTATGTTTACAATTCAACAATTGAtttatgcagaagttttgaaaaatctgtggaattcccctagAAAAACTGTCATGTTCAAAAGAAAAagctaatatataatataaacagaaatcagAACACAGTGTAGAAATGTGTGGATAATATAAGCTTTGTTGTTCTAAATTTCATTTTCTATTCTTTTATTAAAAGCTGTCATGAACTCGCCTACCTGGTTGATTAAGGCAGTGCTCTGTGATGTTGACTGTGATCGTCTGCTTGCTGACTGGGTTGGAAGTCACACAGGTGTAAGTGTCCTTATCAGTCCTCGCAGTTTCCAGAAAGAGATTCAATGTGTCATTTAGACTGgaactgtttgtgtggtttaatAAGACTTTGGCTTTAAACCAAAACAGATTCAGTCCCCTCACATTCCTCACTGAGCACTGCAATGAGCAGAATTCACTCTCTGATGGACTGGAGTTGAGTTTCTTCACCTGTGGTGCTGAAactttatctaaaaaaaaaaaacaacaaaaaacttgACATCCAACAAGAATCTGCATGtttaatatttgattttctTTAACTGGTTTATTTCACAAATAAATTAGAAATTTAGATAGAAATCTTACCATATACATTCAGCTCATAGACTTCTTTCTTATCCTCTTCAGCGTCGTCTACAGTATAAACACCTGAGTCGTCTGTTCTCAGgtgtgagagagtgaagaaCCCACTTTGATTGTCCCAGTGGAGACGATTCGTAAACTCTCTGAAAGATCGCACCTGGTTATTCATCAACTGTCCAATGGTTTTGCCCTCATAATCAATATTGCTAGATACAAACACTCGAGTGGGGAGTGTAATAGACTCTCCTACAGCTCCATTCAGTACTTTCTGAGCTGAAGTGCTGGATACTGACTCAGAGATGAAGATTTCTGTACAGACAGATATTGAGAAAGTCAATGCAAAATTTCTTATTTCACTGCAACAGTATTGTTTGAATCAGAGTACAATTATATGATGCTTACAGTGTAAACAAAGCTGTCTCTATTTTATGTCTGgctttgaaaatgccagctttTCTGCCTGGTGAACTTCgttatgaatggaccaatagaaacgctTCAAAATTACATAGAAAAATCTTGTTCCATCAACTCCCATTCAGAGttgtgtattttgtattttcttgtgctcctcctgaaaagttactgtttctgagatatgaggttttgtcatGACTGCAGTTATATCACTTAACCTGACTTAGAACGTAACctgttctttctcttcctctaaGCCCGGTCAGTTTTAACATGACAAAGTGTCTTGAggctgtgtgtgaatgagagctGAAAGCCACGATCCACACgtgctttaaaaaagaaacaagctATAAAACTGAGATGATGTTCAAGTTTGATTAATACAACTTAATCAAATCTGTACTGCTGAACCGTGATGTCCTCACAAGATGcagattaaatacatttatgtaaACTCCATTTTGgacattgttgtttttttttgttttttgacagtaatattagattagattagatttaaaCTCACcccataaacaaaacaaaagcagggTCCATCTTTGATGGTGAAACTTCGCCGTCTTCATCATTTAACTGTAGTTGTAAGTGAtgattatattgtgtgtaaacaaGCGCAGAATCTTAGTCATGAGTTCAGGAAGCTCAGTTACGGACGTCTCTATTGGGGTGGGACTAAAGCTGCttgtgtgcagtgtgtaaaaAAGGGGGCTGTGGTTTTCTGTGGAAAATAAGAACTCAGAATTACCTGAGATCTCATACCGTTCTATCGACTAGTTTAAAGCTCTGTTAAACATCagatttttctcatattttctgATATTAATACACAGCTGATGTTCATGATGCTCTAATGATCACATTCTAGAGTCAAACTAATGACAGGGACCACATTCACTTTCACTCAGGACTGTGAATTAAGCACTTTACTCCAGTCATTGTGTAGCACAGCATGTTTGAAACTGTAAATACAGAAAGTACAGACCAACTATGTTACATATTTGACACTTTGCTCTTTGATGGAGTGTGTTGTACATATCATCACTGGCCAGATTCCACTGACCACTGTTGACTTCTGCTGgcaaaatgttgattttttgaGGATAGGACTGGAGACTTTGTGAAGTAGATAAGCAGTCGTATACCAAGCAAGTCTAATTAAGCTTACCATAAGATGGACTTAAATAGTCAACTATGTAAACCACACCTTCCTGTTGTCTCTTTGTCTAAACGACCCGGAAACCCCGTACTTGAGGGGCGACTGCCTCtacctttgtaattaaaatagagGTGTTGAGGCCCACCCAGGAATTTACAGCCTCCCCCATCTAGGATTTCTCCGAGATATCTCTACAACACATTTTACAATGACACTTTTCCCCATTATCTATTCCCCTGACCTCTTATGACATAAAAACATCTGGAGCTCAAATATGTGAATGAAAGCTAACATGAGAGATTAAAGGAACTAAGCTAAAATGCCATCAAACTGTCTTTAGTTAAAACTAAATCAAACAACATTCCGAATAATCTGAAAAATCCTGGCATTTGAAACCAACATGTACAGTGTACAATGTACGGTACGCTATTTATCTGAACTGTTTTAGTGAGTATAAACTGAATCCAGACTGTGAAATGCCCCTGCTATCAGTGATCTAAACATCTTTTAGCCTGCAGcacagcatttatttattattagaaacacaatgttttttccccaacaCATCACATTATTCGTCTCACATGAGATGACAAGCCTTGGTAAACTGGCTGGTTTTATTTGACATGAATTCAGGtccaaaaacttttttaaaagcttACAAGCACCTGTCGTAAAATGATATTACATGTTCATGTGCTTGTTTAAACATGTTTTGATATCTTTTGATGCCCgttcacacacaaaaatatcacatggatgccatttttatgtatatttggATGAGTAATCTATTCCCCAGCTTTTAACCCTCACATCCCAAATATCCACAGGCTGTGTGTCAGAGTTTACcgtaaaatgtatatatatgtactgtatatgcaGACCGTTTAAAGATATTATAGAGGGGAATACTGTCTCCCCCCAGTGTGCATCTGTAGTTGTAGCCCATTGGTGGTCTATTAGTGAAGTGCATGTATGAACATGTAGGAATAAGGCtgcttcattcatttcatattGCTACATTTTCTGATATTAATTACAGACTCCGGTGTCTCCTGCTGAGAGCTGAGTCTGAAAGTCAGTCTTAAAGTCAGTCTTAATCTGTGATTAACTAAAATGACATTTCCTCTTCTCTGACAGGGCAGCTGTGTGAATACAGTTACCTTCTCTTACCTGAAGATGGCAGCAGAGACCAGGTAACGCCATGAGTTGAaggaatgaaaatgtatttactttCTCATATTCAGTAACATTCAGCTTTGTTTATGTGCATATCATTTCTCACATATATCATTTGGTGTGTCTACTCTAGAGCTCTACCTAATCAACTTCCATACAATCATTTTCCATTACAATCATAATCATTTTTGGCTCTAGTGTTTTATTCAGAAATCAATTAACTTTTAATTTTCTGGTGTGGGTCATGCCAGGCTTTACTGGCTAAAGGGCAGGTGTcatctgtttgtttttactgaacatttattatttattgcacATAATCTTTAAGCCAACACTTACAATTGTAGCCAAGTGTGACAAGGGCCCTTTAGGTATTAGGTATTACTTTGAGGGTAGACTTGGTTAACATACAGTAAATTTGTCCCTCAGGTATTAGTGTATGAGATTTCCTTTCATTTGACAgcatgcaaataaacatttgcAGTACTAACAATAGATGTAAGTGGAGATCATACATATGAGTTTAGTATTGTATGTCATTTATCATGCCTGATTCAGTTCATCAGCTGAtcctgttgttttttattagtGCTGGAAGATGAAAAACCCTGAGCTCTGCACAGctgtggccctccaggacctGAGTTTGACGCACTTGCTTTAAAGTGAGTCAAAAGACATGAAGGTTTATGTTGAAGCAAAGACTCTACAGCTCTGATGCAGCTCTCATATTCAAAATCATGTCATGTCCACTAGGTGGTGATGTTGGGTAAGAGGGGAATACCACCAGCTCATTAACAAGCTGTTAAAGTGGGCATATTCGAgcaataaaaacactaaaatgtgcaggacagtgggcctccaggaccagagttgagaAACACTGGTGTAGATCATTCAATGTTATAATGTGAAATTGTACAGAAACTTAgtggctcagatttctttgcagtgatggtgataggaaccaaatatagaacctttatttacTCTCCACCTATGTACCTACATGTACATGTACCttaattttttatatgtaatgttgatgattgGTAAAATagaagtaaatctgaaaaaacagtCCTAAGAAAATGTCTCAAGCACTAGACCATATATTCGTAATTAGCATCCTGTGAGGTagattttagaagcattaaaaactttaataatttggaaatttaagaaaaatcacacatgtaaattttttttatatttatttatgttcagTCAGccaagaaagaaaaactgcaaATCAACTTCATATTTTTGTctgatgtttttaataaagaagtATAAATATGTACTATGGATAACAAGGAAGTGCTGCAGGGCTCCATTCAGATATtgaacatgtttacatgtgGTGCAGTGAATTCTATTAACTAGGCTGGTGAAGAACAAAGCAGGAACGAGCAGTAGGAAAAGACTAGAAACCAAATATAAGAAAACAAATATAAGCACTCTAGACTGAACATGCAGGATATAACCACAAGAGCGGGGAAATGAAAGCAGTGAATAAATAGTTCAAACAGTCACGTTTGAACGTTAAC
This Pygocentrus nattereri isolate fPygNat1 chromosome 22, fPygNat1.pri, whole genome shotgun sequence DNA region includes the following protein-coding sequences:
- the LOC108414014 gene encoding hepatocyte cell adhesion molecule-like isoform X1, translated to MMKTAKFHHQRWTLLLFCLWEIFISESVSSTSAQKVLNGAVGESITLPTRVFVSSNIDYEGKTIGQLMNNQVRSFREFTNRLHWDNQSGFFTLSHLRTDDSGVYTVDDAEEDKKEVYELNVYDKVSAPQVKKLNSSPSESEFCSLQCSVRNVRGLNLFWFKAKVLLNHTNSSSLNDTLNLFLETARTDKDTYTCVTSNPVSKQTITVNITEHCLNQPGAPHRSNIIAIVLPVIFVLLIIVMVILLRRRKRHSEISRHTEDFWRKKSTCLQEKQQNDPDLLTEVIYTTAGP
- the LOC108414014 gene encoding hepatocyte cell adhesion molecule-like isoform X2, whose translation is MMKTAKFHHQRWTLLLFCLWEIFISESVSSTSAQKVLNGAVGESITLPTRVFVSSNIDYEGKTIGQLMNNQVRSFREFTNRLHWDNQSGFFTLSHLRTDDSGVYTVDDAEEDKKEVYELNVYDKVSAPQVKKLNSSPSESEFCSLQCSVRNVRGLNLFWFKAKVLLNHTNSSSLNDTLNLFLETARTDKDTYTCVTSNPVSKQTITVNITEHCLNQPDFWRKKSTCLQEKQQNDPDLLTEVIYTTAGP